From Catharus ustulatus isolate bCatUst1 chromosome 24, bCatUst1.pri.v2, whole genome shotgun sequence, the proteins below share one genomic window:
- the LOC117006781 gene encoding leucine-rich repeat-containing protein 38-like, protein MLPCFPSCLLPFAGFACLLFLPGGHLCPAVCSCMDYHTIDCRDQGLPSVPNPFPLDVRKLLIADNNIQAIPADFFIFYGDLVYLDFRNNSLTSLEEGTFSSSTKLVYLDLSYNNLTQLDAGIFKSAEKLIKLSLGNNNLVDVDEAAFENLDQLQVLELNDNNLQSLNVAALEALPSLRTIRLEGNPWVCDCDFANLFSWIQDNASKLQKGLHEIQCSLPVENRRIFLNELSEVSFSECKFSLSLTDLFIIIFSGVAVSIAAILSSFFLATLVHCFQRCAPSKDDDDDEDDSED, encoded by the exons ATGTTGCCATGctttccttcctgcctcctgccttttGCTGGCTTTGCctgcctgcttttcctgcctgggggtcatctctgccctgctgtcTGTAGCTGTATGGACTACCACACCATAGACTGCCGGGACCAAGGACTCCCGAGTGTTCCCAACCCCTTTCCTTTGGATGTGCGGAAACTCCTCATAGCTGATAACAACATCCAGGCGATACCAGCTGacttctttatattttatggAGATCTAGTCTATTTGGACTTCAGGAATAACTCCCTCACCTCTTTAGAAGAGGGCACTTTTAGCAGTTCTACCAAACTGGTGTATTTAGACTTAAGCTACAACAATTTAACACAGCTCGATGCTGGGATATTCAAATCAGCAGAGAAACTGATAAAACTGAGCCTTGGAAACAATAACCTGGTGGATGTGGACGAGGCTGCTTTTGAGAACCTGGACCAGCTCCAAGTGCTAGAATTGAATGACAATAACTTGCAGAGCCTGAACGTGGCAGCCCTGGAAGCGCTGCCCTCCCTGCGGACCATCCGCTTGGAGGGCAACCCCTGGGTGTGCGACTGTGACTTTGCCAACCTTTTCAGCTGGATACAGGACAATGCATCCAAGCTCCAGAAAG GTCTCCATGAAATCCAGTGCTCCCTGCCCGTGGAGAACAGAAGGATCTTTCTGAATGAGTTATCTGAGGTCAGCTTTAGTGAATGCAAGTTCAGTTTGTCATTGACAGACCTTTTTATCATCATCTTTTCTGGAGTTGCCGTGTCCATCGCCGCAATTCTCTCCAGCTTCTTCCTGGCCACGCTGGTGCACTGCTTCCAGAGGTGTGCTCCCAGcaaggatgatgatgatgatgaagatgacaGCGAGGACTGA